GGATTTACCAGCCTTCTGTGGATCACATCTAAGAAAGGTTGGACCATGAGCGATATCGTGACCAAGGCCGTAGAGGCTCTGACTGAAAAACTGGGCGGCGACGCGTTCGACGGCTCTGCGAAATTTGAAATTGAAGGCGAAGGCGCGATTGTCATCGACAGCGACGGCGTGCGCGCAAGCGATGATGACACCGACGTGACCCTGACGGCAGATGCCGACACCTTCCAGGAAATCCTCGAAGGCGAGCTGAACCCGACCGCAGCCTTCATGGGCGGCCGCCTGTCTGTCGACGGCGACATGGGCATGGCGATGAAACTGGGAAGCGTTCTCGGCTAATGAACCTGTCATCCGCACCCTACCACGCAACAATCCCTGATGAGCCTCATGCCGAGGCCTATTGGGTGAAGACTGCGGATGACATCCGACTGCGCGTCGCGCATTGGGCGGTTCCCAAAGCAAAGGGAACCGTTCTGCTGTTTCCCGGGCGCACGGAATATATCGAGAAATACGCGGTAACAGCCGCGGATTTCGCAGAGCACGGCTATGGCGTCTATGCGCTTGACTGGCGCGGCCAGGGCCTTGCTGATCGTGTGGCGGAGGATCATCGCGTCGGCCACGTAGATGACTTCGCTGACTACCAAATCGACATGGACGCGGCGATTGCAGCTGCCGAGGCTCTGGAGCTGCCAAAACCTTGGTATCTGCTTGGGCACTCTATGGGCGGCTGCATCGGATTACGCGCGCTCTATCGCGGACTGGATGTAAAGGCCGCCGCGTTTTCAGGCCCCATGTGGGGGCTGGGATCCACGGCGCTGGTGCGCACTTTCGGCAAGATGCTTGGCGGTGCGGCAACCAAAACCGGCTTTGGGGAACATTTCGCCCCGGGCGGCAGCAAAGAGATCTATGTGCTGCACGACACATTCCCCGACAACGGCCTGACAACCGACAGCGCTATGTATGTCCGCATGCAGGACCAAGCCCGCGCCAATCCCGAACTGGTGGTCGCAGGGTTTTCCTACCAATGGGTTTATGAGGCCTTCAAAGAAACCGAAGCCTTGGAAAAGATCCCCTCCCCTAGCCTGCCTTGCCTGACCATCGTCGGATCAGACGAAGACATCGTGAACCCTGCGGGGATTGAAAACCGCATGGCGCGCTGGCCCAAAGGCGAACTCATGCTGATCCCGCGCGGCAAGCATGAAGTCCTGATGGATAGCAAAGCCATGCGCGGCCCAGCCATCGCAGCCATGGCAGATCTCTTTTCACAACATTGCTAAGTTGCAGCCCTTGCACCTTAGCCCCCCCTCTGCCTATCTGTGATCCAAGAGCAATTCACAGATGAGGCCCACCGATGTTCACCCTGCCCTTCCCGCTGCCGACTGCAGTGCGTGACGCAAATGCCAGCTCTGGCAGCGAGAACCTTGGCGATCTGCCGGAATGGGATCTGAGCGACCTCTATACCTCTCCTGACGCCCCAGAACTTGAAGCGGATCTGGCGTTCCTGGAAAAAGAATGTTCGGCCTTTGCCGCCGACTACGAAGGCAAACTGGCCGATCTGAGCGCAGATGACATGCTCACTTGCATTGAGCGCAACGAAAAGATCAGCCAGATCTCGGGCCGCATCATGTCTTATGCAGGCCTGCGCTATTACCAGATGACCGTGGACGCGGAACGCGCGCAATTCATGGCGAATTGTCAGGAACAGCTGACCGACTTCTCGACGCCACTGGTGTTCTTCACGCTGGAGCTGAACCGGCTTGAAGACGACCACCTCGCAGGCCTCATGGCCGCAAACGTAGGCCTCGCCCGCTATAAGCCCGTCCTTGATCGCATCCGCGCGATGAAACCGCACCAACTCTCTGACGAGATGGAGAAATTCCTGCATGATCTCGGCGTGGTCGGCGACGCCTGGGAGCGGCTTTTTGACGAAACCATCGCGGGGCTCGAGTTCGACATGGAGGGCGAGACCCTCAATATCGAGGCCACGCTGAACTTCCTGACCGACCCGGACCGCAGCAAGCGCGAAGCAGCCGCCCGCGAAGTTGCCCGTGTGCTTGGCGCCAACATCAAAACTTTTGCCCGCGTCCACAACACGCAGGCCAAAGAAAAAGAGGTCATGGACCGCTGGCGCAATATGCCGACGGCGCAAACGGGGCGGCACCTGTCCAACCACGTGGAACCCGAAGTGGTCGAAGCGCTCCGCAACGCAGTCGTCGCGGCCTATCCCAAACTGAGCCACCGCTACTATGAGCTGAAACGCAAATGGCTCGGCTTGGATACAATGCAGGTCTGGGA
This is a stretch of genomic DNA from Cognatishimia activa. It encodes these proteins:
- a CDS encoding SCP2 sterol-binding domain-containing protein yields the protein MSDIVTKAVEALTEKLGGDAFDGSAKFEIEGEGAIVIDSDGVRASDDDTDVTLTADADTFQEILEGELNPTAAFMGGRLSVDGDMGMAMKLGSVLG
- a CDS encoding alpha/beta hydrolase yields the protein MNLSSAPYHATIPDEPHAEAYWVKTADDIRLRVAHWAVPKAKGTVLLFPGRTEYIEKYAVTAADFAEHGYGVYALDWRGQGLADRVAEDHRVGHVDDFADYQIDMDAAIAAAEALELPKPWYLLGHSMGGCIGLRALYRGLDVKAAAFSGPMWGLGSTALVRTFGKMLGGAATKTGFGEHFAPGGSKEIYVLHDTFPDNGLTTDSAMYVRMQDQARANPELVVAGFSYQWVYEAFKETEALEKIPSPSLPCLTIVGSDEDIVNPAGIENRMARWPKGELMLIPRGKHEVLMDSKAMRGPAIAAMADLFSQHC
- a CDS encoding M3 family oligoendopeptidase; the encoded protein is MFTLPFPLPTAVRDANASSGSENLGDLPEWDLSDLYTSPDAPELEADLAFLEKECSAFAADYEGKLADLSADDMLTCIERNEKISQISGRIMSYAGLRYYQMTVDAERAQFMANCQEQLTDFSTPLVFFTLELNRLEDDHLAGLMAANVGLARYKPVLDRIRAMKPHQLSDEMEKFLHDLGVVGDAWERLFDETIAGLEFDMEGETLNIEATLNFLTDPDRSKREAAAREVARVLGANIKTFARVHNTQAKEKEVMDRWRNMPTAQTGRHLSNHVEPEVVEALRNAVVAAYPKLSHRYYELKRKWLGLDTMQVWDRNAPLPMDDPRIVDWDEARKTVSDAYAAFDPRMAEIAEPFFTDGWIDAGVKPGKAPGAFAHPTVTNVHPYVMLNYLGKPRDVMTLAHELGHGVHQVLAAEQGEMLSSTPLTLAETASVFGEMLTFRKMLDAAETQEQRKVLLAGKVEDMINTVVRQIAFYDFECKLHAARRESELTPEDINALWMSVQAESLGPAFEFMEGYETFWAYIPHFVHSPFYVYAYAFGDGLVNALYAVYAEGDAGFEEKYFDMLKAGGSKHHKELLAPFGLDASDPKFWDKGLSMISDMIDELEAMEA